The region GGCGCGCTGATCTCCGAGCTTTATCCGACCGATGCACGCGCCACCGCGCAGAACGTGCTGTTCAACGTCGGACGGGCGGTAGGCGGCTTCGGTCCGGTCGTCGTGGGCGCGTTGGCGGCACACTATTCGTTCGGCGCAGCGCTCGTGTTGCTCGCGTCGATCTATCTGCTCGATATCTTCGCTACGCTGTTTCTGATCCCCGAACGACGCGGCGCCGCGCTCGAATGACACGCGCGCGGCGGCGAGCAAAACGCCCGCTGGATGCGGCGCTGCAGCATGGCGGCGCCTTGTTTCGCCGATGGTGAGCCGTGTTAACCACTCAGTGCATCGACGCATTCGGGGTGTACACTAACCGACCCGCGTAGCACTCCGCACCGTCTTGTCCTCCGCCGAGGCTCGACGCCGCGCCCAACCGGCGCATGCGAAAACCGCCGCAGTCGATTATCTATTCGATAGACGCAAGCGACGCCTACGGTGCAGTGTGCCGGGCCCAATTTCTTACGTCTCGCAGGCTAAAAAATGGACGAACAACTTAAGCAAAGCGCTCTCGCATACCACCAGAATCCGAAACCCGGCAAGATTTCGGTCACGCCCACCAAGCCGCTGTCGAACCAGCTCGACCTGTCGCTCGCGTACTCGCCGGGCGTCGCCGCGGCCTGTATGGCGATCTACGAAGAACCGCTCGACGCGCAGAAGTACACCTCGCGCGGCAACCTCGTCGGCGTGATCACGAACGGCACGGCCGTGCTCGGCCTCGGCAACATCGGTCCGCTCGCCGCGAAGCCGGTGATGGAAGGCAAGGGCTGTCTCTTCAAGAAGTTCGCCGGCATCGACGTGTTCGACATCGAACTCAGCGAGTCCGATCCGGACAAGCTGGTTGAAGCGATCGCCATGCTCGAGCCGACTCTGGGCGGCATCAACCTCGAGGACATCAAGGCGCCGGAATGCTTCTACATCGAGAAGAAGCTGCGTGAGCGCATGAAGATTCCGGTCTTCCACGACGATCAGCACGGCACCGCGATCATCGCTTCGGCGGCGATCCTGAACGGCCTGAAAGTGGTCGGCAAGAAGCTCGACGAAGTGAAGCTGGTGTGTTCGGGCGCGGGCGCTGCTGCGATCGCGTGTCTGGATCTGCTGGTGAACCTCGGCCTGTCGAAGAAGAACGTGCTCGTCGCGGATTCGAAGGGCGTCATCTACGAAGGCCGCGGCAACCTCGATCCGTCGAAGGAACGCTACGCGGCGAACACCGAAGCGCGCTCGCTGGCTGATGCGATCCGCGGCGCCGACGTGTTCCTCGGCTGCTCGAGCGCCGGCGTGCTGAAGCCGGAAATGGTCGCCGAAATGGGCACGCGGCCTCTGATTCTCGCGCTGGCGAATCCGGAACCGGAAATCCGCCCGGAAGACGCGAAGAAAGTGCGTCCGGACTGCATCATCGCGACTGGCCGTTCGGACTACCCGAATCAGGTCAACAACGTCCTGTGCTTCCCCTTCATCTTCCGCGGCGCGCTGGATGTCGGCGCGACCACGATTACCGAAGAAATGAAGCTCGCGTGCGTGCGCGCCATTGCAGAGCTGGCCGAAGAAACCGATCAGGGCGATGAAGTCGCCAAGGCTTACGAAGGTCACTCGCTCGAATTCGGTCCTGAATACCTGATTCCGAAGCCGTTCGATCCGCGCCTGATCATCAAGATCGCGCCGGCTGTCGCGCAAGCCGCGATGGATTCGGGTGTCGCGACCCGTCCGATCAAGGACATGGACGCGTACCGTGAAGAACTCGGCACGACCGTGTACCGCACCGGCATGGTGATGCGTCCGGTGTTCGCCGCGGCGAAGTCCGAGCCGGCACGCATCGTGTTCGCCGAAGGTGAAGATGAGCGCGTGCTGCGTGCCGCGCAATTCGTGCTGCTGGAAAAAATCGCCAAGCCGATTCTGGTGGGTCGTCCGTCAGTGATCGCGATGCGTCTGAAGAAGATGGGCTCGAAGCTCAAGTGTGGCGAAGATTTCGAGGTCGTCGATCCGGAAGACGATCCGCGCTATCAGCAATGCTGGCAGGCATACCACGAACTCGGCGCGCGCGAAGGCGTGACGCCGGACGTCGCGAAGGCCGCGATGCGCAAGTTCAACACGCTGATCGGCGCGATCCTCGTGCGCCTCGGCGAAGCGGACGGCATGATCTGCGGGATGATCGGCCAGTACCACACGCATTTGAAGTTCATCGAGCAAGTGCTGGGTAAGGCGGAAAACGTGGAGAACTTCGCCGCGATGAACCTGCTGATGCTGCCGGGCCGCAACCTGTTCATCTGCGACACGTACGTGAATGAAACGCCGACCGCCGAACAGCTCGCCGACATGACGATGCTGGCTTCGCGCGAGATCGAGAAGTTCGGCATCACGCCGAAGGTCGCGCTGCTGTCGAATTCGAACTTCGGCAGCGCGCCGTCTGCGTCGTCGCAACGCATGGCTGCGGCGCGCAAACTGATCACCGAACGTGCGCCTTCGCTCGAGATCGACGGTGAAATGCACGGCGATGCGGCGTTGTCGGAAGTGGTCCGCAAGGCCGCGTTCCCGGGCACGACGCTGACCGGCGAAGCTAACCTGCTGATCATGCCGAACGTCGAAGCGGCGAACATCGCGTACAACCTGCTGAAGATGGTCGGTGGCGAAGGCGTGACGGTTGGTCCGTTCCTGCTGGGCGCGGAAAACCCGGTGCACGTCCTGACGCCGGCTGCGACCGTGCGACGCATCATCAACATGACGGCAGTGGCTTCGGCTAATGCACGTAAGCGGGTGAACGTACAGTAGTGCGGATGGGTTGATGGTCGACGCGGCGCCGCATCGCGGCGTTCGCGGCAGGCCTGCAAGAGCGCCACGGAAGCGGATTCCGTGGCGTTTTTTTATTTCAGACTCATGCAAACCGATTAAGTCAGCGGGATCACGCCGCGTGCTGAGTCTTTCCTGCCTCCGGCGAGCGCCAGCGCGTCAGCAACTCGTTCCACTTGACCCGCACGCCCTTCAGATTGTTTTCCTTCACGTGGCCATAGCCGCGGATGCCGTCCGGCAGATTCGCCAGTTCGATTGCCAGTTCCCGCTTCGTCGCCGTCAGGCCGCCGATCAGCTCGCGCACCAGTGCCTCGTATTCGGCGATCAGCGCGCGTTCGGTGCGACGTTCCTCCGTCTTGCCGAACGGGTCGAGCGCCGTTCCGCGCAGGAACTTGAGCTTCGCCAGCACGTGCATTGCGTTGAACACCCACGGACCGTACTTCTTCTTCACCAGGTGGCCTTGGGCATCCTTCTTCGAGAACGTTGGCGGCGCGAGGTGGATGTGCAGCTTCCAGTCGCCTTCGAAATTCGCCTTCAGTTTTTCGATGAACGCCGGATCGCTGTACAGACGCGCGACTTCATACTCGTCCTTGTACGCCATCAGCTTATGGAGGTTCTTCGCGACGGCTTCGGTCAACGGCAACTGGTCGTCGATCGAATCGAGCGCTGATTCCGCCACGCGCACTTGCGACACCAATGCGCGATAACGGTCCGCGTACGCGGCGTTTTGCCATGCGGCGAGGTAGTCGGCGCGCTTGTCGATCAGCGTGTCGAGCGCCTTCGGTGTGTGCAGCGAGATGATCTTGCTGCTCGCCGTTTCCGCTGCGCTGCCGCGTCCTTGCGATTGCGCGAGCTTGCGCACAGCGGCCAGATCGTGCGCGGCGCGACGGCCCCATTCGAACGCCGCACGATTCTTCTCGACCTGCACGTTGTTCAGTTCGATCGCGCGCATCAGCGACTGATACGTCAGCGGTACCCAGCCGCGTTGCCATGCGTAACCGAGCACGAACGGGTTCGTATAGATTGCGTCGCCGAGCAGCGCGACGGCGAAGTGATTCGCGTCGACCGTATCGACACCCTCGTCGCCGGCGCCGGCGCGCACATCCGCTTCCGTGCTGCTGCCCGGGAAGCGCCAGTTCGGGTTCTTGATGAGCTCGGCCGTCGGCGTGTGTGCGCTATTCAGCACGACGCGCGTGCGGCCCACTTGCATCCGCGAGACGCATTCGTCGCTAGCTGTGACGATTGCGTCGCAGCCGATCACGAGACTGGCTTCGCCCATCGCAATGCGTGTCGCGTGGATGTCGGCTGGCTGGTTGGCGATCTGCACGTGGCTCATCACGGCGCCGCCTTTTTGCGCGAGGCCGGTGACGTCGAGTACCGTGACGCCCTTATTCTCCAGATGCGCGGCCATACCGAGCAGCGCGCCGATCGTCACGACGCCGGTGCCGCCGACGCCCGTCACCAGCACCCCGTAAGGACGCGTGATCGACGGCAGTTCGGGTTCCGGCACCGGTGGCATCGCATCACCAACGATGCCTGAGGCCGCCTTAGGCTTACGCAGTTGCCCGCCTTCCACCGAGACAAAACTCGGGCAAAACCCGTTCACACACGAGAAGTCTTTGTTGCAGGTCGACTGATTGATCTGGCGCTTGGTGCCGAACTCGGTATCGAGCGGCTCGACCGACAGACAATTCGACTTCACCGAGCAATCGCCGCAGCCTTCGCACACGGCCTCGTTGATCACGACGCGGCGCGCCGGATCCGGATACGTGCCGCGTTTCCTGCGACGGCGCTTTTCAGTGGCGCAGGTCTGGTCGTAGATCAGGATCGTCGTGCCGGAAATCTCGCGAAGCTGGCGCTGCACCTCATCGAGTTTGTCGCGATGATGGATGTCGATGCCCGGGGCGAGGCCGACGTTCGCGCTGTACTTCTCCGGTTCGTCCGTGACGATCACGATCTTCGTCGCGCCTTCGGCGGCAAGTTGATGCGTGATTTGCGGCACGGTCAGCACGCCGTCGACCGGCTGGCCGCCCGTCATGGCGACCGCGTCGTTATAGAGGATCTTGTAGGTGATGTTCGCTTTCGACGCGATTGCCGCGCGAATGGCGAGCAGGCCCGAGTGGAAGTAGGTGCCGTCGCCGAGGTTGGCGAACACATGCTTGTCGTTGGTGAACGGCGCCTGGCCGACCCACGCGACGCCTTCGCCGCCCATCTGGCTGAAGGTGCTGGTGCTGCGGTCCATCCACACGGTCATATAGTGACAGCCGATGCCGGCCATCGCGCGTGAGCCTTCCGGCACATTGGTCGACGTGTTGTGCGGGCAACCCGAGCAGAACCACGGCTTGCGCTCGGCTTCGACGCGCGGCCGCGCCAATGCTTTTTCCTTCGCTTCGATCACGGCGATACGCGTGGCGATGCGAGCGCGCACGTCGGACGGCAGGTCGAATTTGTCGAGCCGCGTGGCGATCGCCTTGGCGATGATCGCGGGCGACAACTCGTAATGTGCCGGCAGCAGCCAGTTGCCCATCGGCACCGACCATTCGCCGCCCGCGCCGTCTTTTTCGTCGAACTTGCCGAACACCCGCGGACGTTGCGCGTCCGGCCAGTTGTACAACTCTTCCTTGATCGCGTACTCGAGAATCTGACGCTTTTCTTCAACCACCAGAATTTCGTCGAGGCCGCGCGCGAAGGCTTGCGCGCCTTGCGCTTCGAGCGGCCATACGCAACCGACCTTGTATAGACGGATGCCGATACGCGAACAGGTGTCGTCGTCGAGACCGAGATCGGTCAGCGCCTGACGGACGTCGAGATAGGCCTTGCCGCCCGTCATGATGCCGAAGCGCGCATTCGGCGAATCGATTTCGACGCGATCCAGTTTGTTCGCGCGCACGTAGGCGAGCGCCGCGTACCACTTGTAGTCGAGAAGACGCGCTTCCTGGACCAGCGGCGGATCCGGCCAACGGATGTTGAGACCGCCCACGGGCATCGCGAAGTCGTCCGGCAGAATGATTTTCGTGCGGTGCGGATCGATATCGACCGAGGCCGACGATTCGACCACGTCGGTCACGCACTTCATCGCGACCCACAAACCGGAATAGCGGCTCATCGCCCAGCCGTGCAGGCCGAAGTCGAGATATTCCTGCACGTTCGACGGGAACAGCACCGGCAGACCGCAAGCCTTGAAGATGTGTTCGGACTGGTGTGCGAGTGTAGAGGATTTGGCCGCGTGGTCGTCACCGGCCAGTACGAGAACGCCGCCGTGCTGCGAGGAGCCAGCCGAGTTGCCGTGCTTGAAGACGTCGCCGCTGCGGTCGACGCCCGGGCCTTTGCCGTACCACATCGAGAACACGCCATCGTACTTGGCGCTCGGGTACAGATTGACCTGCTGCGAACCCCACACGGCAGTCGCCGCCAGGTCTTCGTTGACGCCGGGCTGGAACACGACCTGGTGTGCGGCGAGATGCTTTTGTGCCTTCCACAGCGACTGGTCGAGTCCGCCGAGCGGCGATCCGCGATAACCGGAGATGAAGCCGGCGGTATTGAGTCCCGCAGTCCGGTCGCGTTCCTGCTGCAGCATCGGCAGACGCACCAGCGCCTGGATGCCGCTCATGTAGGCGCGGCCGCGTTCGAGGGTGTATTTGTCGTCGAGCGTGACGGAAGACAACGCGGCTTCGAGCGAGGCTCGCTGACCTGCGTCTAGCGGGGCATTCATTATGTGTACTCCTCCACCGAGTTTGGGATCACCAAAACTTTTTTGGACCGCCGCATCTTGTGAATGCGTAAGGCCGGGGTCGCCATATTGACGTGTTTTAAGTGATGGTAGCACTGGTGAAAACCCGCCGCTTTGGCTCAAAAATGCGGCGCTGCAGCGCGATTTTCGAGGATTTGCGCCGGATAGCCGTCACCGTCGGCTGCTTGGGTCTTGCCGCTGTAACAAGCTGTAAAAGCTTCAAAACTGCGGAACCGAGGTTGAAATGTCTGTCTAATCCCCCACCTGTGAGCAATGTCCGCGCAACGCTCCGCATTCGGTGGAGCTTCACGGCAGCAGGGCAGTCAGAAAAGGAGTACGCATGAACACTAGAAATATCCAGACGTTCCTGATGGTCTCGGCCGCATTCTTCGCAATGAGCGCACCGGTGCGCTCGGGCACCGCTGGGACGCTGTCGTCGAACGCAGTCACCCGCACGGCTCAAGTCGCGCCGGCGCGCATTGCGGTGGAGCGGGTAACGCCATCCACGAAGGCCGACGAGGAAGAGCAGAATTCGTGATGCGTCGCTGATGCGACGTGTCGGTTGAAAATCCGGCCGTTGTTTGGCTGCGGACAACGGCGCAAACGACAAAGGGCGAAGATCGCAAGATCTTCGCCTTTTTTATTTCAGCAGGCCCACCTTGGGGCAGAGACGTTAAGCCTTGTCCTGCACCACGCCACGGCGGATCTGATCCAGTTCGATCGATTCGAACAACGCCTTGAAGTTGCCCTCGCCGAAGCCTTGGTTGCCCTTGCGCTGGATGATCTCGAAGAAGATTGGGCCGATCTGGTTTTCGGTGAAGATCTGCAGCAGCAGATCGTCCGGCGCGCCGTCGATCAGGATCTTGCGCTTGCGCAATTCGTCGAGCGGCTCGCCGTGGTTCGGCACGCGGCGGTCAACGAGTTCATAGTACGTGTCGATTGTATCGAGCAGCGAGATGTTCGCCGCGCGCAAGCCGTCCACCGTACGATAGATGTCGTTGCTACCGAGCGCGATGTGCTGGATACCTTCACCGTGATACGCGTCGAGGTATTCCTGGATCTGGCCGGCCGTGTCTGACCCTTCTTCGTTGATCGGAATGCGGATCTTGCCGCACGGCGAGGTCATCGCCTTCGACTTCACGCCCGTCACCTTGCCTTCAATGTCGAAGTAACGCACTTCGCGGAAGTTGAACAAACGCTCGTAGAACTCCGCCCATTCCTGCATGCGGCCGCGGTGGACGTTGTGCGTCAGATGGTCGATGTAGGTGAGGCCGTGGCCGACCGGATTCGGGTTCGCGCCCGGAATCGGCTCGAAGTCGACGTCGTAAATGTCGATGTTGCCGATGCTGTTCGGCTCAGCGCCGTTCTTGCCACGCCAGCGGTCGACGAAATAGATCAGCGAATCGCCAATTCCCTTGATCGCCGGGATGTTCAGTTCCATTGGGCCGGTTTTGTTGTCGAAGCCCCAGGCGCCTTTTTCCAGAGCCAGCTTATAAGCCTTTGCGGCGTCCTGAACGCGGAAGGCAATCGCGCAGATCGACGGGCCATGCAGGCGCGTGAAACGCTGCGCGAACGAATCCGGTTCTGCGTTGACGATGAAGTTGATTCCACCCTGGCGATACAGCGTCACATCTTTATGACGATGCCGCGCGACGGCCGTGAAGCCCATCTGTTCGAAGAGCTTGCCGAGCGCCTTCGGATCCGGCGCGGTGTATTCGATGAATTCGAAGCCGTCGGTACCGACGGGATTGTCCCAAGTTGAAACCTGCATTGTCTCTCTCCTGTGTCGACCAGAGTTAGCGCTTTAGCGCTTACTCTGGTCCCATGCAAAGCTAAGTCGACCAGAGTTAGCGCTTACTCTGGTCCCATGCAAAGCTAAGGGGCGGGGCGCATATGGCGCGATTGAATGACGCAAGTGTAAAGGCGGACCCGCGGCGAAAACTTGCGAACTTAATTGCATACCGATACGCTGGAGCTATTTTCTAGCTTAATTTTTCGTGCGGACGGCAGAAAATGGCCAATATAGAGATAGATGCTATCGACCGGCGTATTCTGGCGATCCTTCAGGAGAATGGCCGGTTGTCGAATCAGGAGATCGCGGAGCGCGTCAACCTGTCGCCTAGTCCATGTTTGCGGCGTATCCGCAGGCTGGAGGAGAGCGGAGTGATTCGCGGTTACGTCGCGCTGCTTGATGCGCAAAAGCTTGGGCTCGATCTGCTCGCCTACGTCAATGTGCGGCTGGAAAAGCGCCGCGGTCCGGCGCTCAGCCCGCGCGGCGACGCCACGCATGCCGATCTGTTCCGCGCAGCGGTGCAAACGTGGCCGGAAGTGGTCGCATGTCACGCGATGACTGGTGACATGGATTACCTGCTGCGTGTGCAGGTTGAGGATATGGCGCACTTTTCACGGTTCGTGCAGGACCAGTTGCTGCACCATCCATCTGTAATCGACGTGAAGACGAGCTTTTCGCTCGAGAAGTTCAAGGAGACGACGGCGCTGCCGATTTTGTAAGTACCGGGCGCGACGCGCGGCAGGAAAACAGAAAGGGCGGCCTTGGCCGCCCTTTGTCATTTCCGCCCGAAGTAGGCCGCTTACGCTGCGGCTTCCGCCGGCAAAAACGATTCGAAAAGCTTCGATGTCCGACGTGCCTGACGCTTGAGCGCGTAGTCGAACACCGCGGCTTGCTCCTGCAGCATTTCCGCGATGATGCTCGATTGATCCGCCGGCGGCAGCGTCAGATAGGCGTCGGCCTCACCGTACGCGTATTCGATCTTCATGCCGGCCTTCTTCGCAATGTGCATCATGGTCGAATTGCGCGACAGGCAATGCATATAGAGGGTGGTGACATGCGTATTGCGGCTGCGAATGGCGGCGCGCTCGAAGAGCTTGGTACCGATACCTTGACCGCGCACACTTTCCAGCACCGACACGCCGAACTCGGCCGTGCGCTTATCGCCTTCGGCCGGCAGATACGCCAGATGGCCGACGCCGGTCAGTTGCAACTGGCCATTGAACACGCCGAAGACGGTGTCGCGCGTGAAGTCGATCGCGCGGACGTAGTTTTCGATGACGTGGTCCGGCACGATCTGACCGAAGCGCAACAAGCGATCGTCTTCGTCGAGTGCGAGGAAGTGGGTGAGCAGCCGTTCGCGGTCGACGGCAGTGAGTTCCCGAACCAGAGCAGGCGCGCGACCAGTTGGCTGCAACGGGCGATCGTCTGCAATGATCGGCTCAGCGGCACGGGGTGTAAGCATGTTCATGGTCAGGTTCTCCTTGTAATCAAGCGGTTTGGTGCACCGCAAAAACGATTTTAGCGGAAACGCATACCGCGCACTAGGGAAAACCCGTATCAATATTTGACTAGATTGCCTAAAAAGTTTGCTCCCTATTTTTATGTAGTTGATTTTTAAGAAAAAATAAATTGAACGAGCGTTCGTGACGAAGTGTCGCGTATCGGCGACTATTTCGTCACAACAATGTTGCCGTGCGCAATCACGTCGGCGCTGCGCTCAATCCGTGGTCCACCATGCCGACCACCTGCTCGGCAAATTCCCGATAGCCCATCCGCCCGTCTGGCTTGAGCCAGGTGAAGGTCCAGTTGATCATGCCGAACACCATCATCGTGAGGGCGGTCTGGTTTTCGCGCGTTGCGCGCTCCGGATAGGCGCGCGCCAGTTGCCGCGCGAACGCCGCGACCACGTCGCGCTGGCGGTTCAAAATGACCTCGCGCTGGGTGTCGACCAGATATTTCACGTCATTCAGGAGCGCGACGTGCCGGCTGTGCGACGTCTCGTACTCCGACAGAAACGCGCGAATCAATTCGGCGAACGTTTCCCGTTCCGTCAATCCACGGCGTTGGCTCGCGCCTTCTACCTCGGCGATGATCAGCATCAGCCGCTTCGTGTAACGGTCCAGCAGATCGAACAGGATTGCTTCCTTGCTCGCGTAGTAGTGGTACAGGCGCGCTTTCGAAGTGCCGCTCGCGGCGGCGAGATCGGCCATCGACGTGCTCGGATAGCTGGTTTGGGCGAATTTCGCTGCGGCTAATTCGAGAATCTGGTCGCGCTGGGTTTCGTGGTCGGGGGCTCGAGTGCGGGCCATAGTCGTTGATTTTATTAGTGTGGACAGGGAGTCAGGGCGGCGCACAGCTCCAGCGTGCGCCACGCGGTCGCGTCGCCGCGCAGCTTGATGTGCCTGCTCGCGGCCAGTTCGCGCAAGCGCCACAGCACAATGCTGTCACTGACCAGAAACCAGAGTTCGGCGGCCCTCAATTCGGCGGCAATCCGTGCGGCCGGCTGCCAGGTGTCGCTCGCGTGCTCGAGAATCAGTGCGTCGAGGTCGGCGAAGCTGCCGCTCGTGAACGTGTTGTCGCGCCAGCGCCGCGTCTCGCCGTTCGCCTGTTTGACTTCCTGCCATTCGAGTGCGAGCCGGCTGATCCGTAGCACCGAAATCGGCGCGGCATCCGACAGACGGGCTTGCAGCACGATCGGCGGGAACATGCCGACGGACGTCGCGCGGTCCCTGCGGCTGTGCGCCCATGCGCCCGGATCGGTGAGGTCGCGAATCGACAGGCGCACGTCGTTGAGCCGCTGCGGGCTGTGACGCAAGTGGTAGCAGACGCGGCGCAGCATCAGTTGATCGGACGCGCTCTCGCCGTGCCAGACCACCAGATTCGCGTCGCCGCCCGCGATCGTTTCCAGCGCCGCCGTATGCTCGCGGAATTCTCGACGGAAATCACGCTTCGTGTCGGCGCTGACGCGATCCCAGAAGTCTGCCCGCACGTCAGGCGCGTCGTCGATGCCGCGTAGCGGGCCGACTGCCAGATCGTCACGCAGCGCGTGCACGCGTTCGTCGCGGCCCGCCTCGTGCAGCGCGGTGCGCAGTGACTCGGCGGCGACATCGCCGTTGGTGAGGTGGATCGTGCTCATCGGCTGTGGCTTGGGCTGGCAAATAACAAAAAGGGCCGCTCGTCGATGCGGACGATTGTCCGATCAATGAGCGGCCCCTAGTGTAAGCGGATCGCGGACCTGCTGAAAGCACTACGGCCGTCACACGTCAGCCGCGCTGCGCCCCAATTCAACGCTCGTCGTAGCTCACCACGACGCGATCGCTGATCGGATGGCATTGGCAGGTGAGCACGAAACCGTCGCGAATTTCGTGTTCTTCCAATGTGTAGTTCTTTTCCATCTTGACCTCGCCTTCCAGCACCTTTGCGCGGCAAGTGCAGCAGACGCCGCCCTTGCATGCGTAAGGCAATGCGAGACCGGCGCGCAAGCCGACGTCGAGCACGCTCACGCCCTGATACGGCAGACGGAGTTTGCGCTTCTTGCCGTCGAGGACGATTTCGAGGTCCGCGGCGGGCGTGTCGTCGGTGATTTCGACCGGCGGCACGCCGGCTTGCGGCAGCGGCGAGCCGAAGCGTTCGACGTGTACCTTCTCAGGCGGCACACCGGCGGCTTTCAACGCGGCTTCGGCGGCATCCATCATCGGAGCGGGGCCGCAGATGAAGGCTTCGTCGATCGCATCCGCCGGCAACAGGTTTTCGATGAAGGCCGCGCATTTTTCCTGATCGAGCACACCGTTGAACAACTCGACGTCCTGCAAGTCG is a window of Paraburkholderia sp. IMGN_8 DNA encoding:
- a CDS encoding TetR/AcrR family transcriptional regulator — its product is MARTRAPDHETQRDQILELAAAKFAQTSYPSTSMADLAAASGTSKARLYHYYASKEAILFDLLDRYTKRLMLIIAEVEGASQRRGLTERETFAELIRAFLSEYETSHSRHVALLNDVKYLVDTQREVILNRQRDVVAAFARQLARAYPERATRENQTALTMMVFGMINWTFTWLKPDGRMGYREFAEQVVGMVDHGLSAAPT
- a CDS encoding Lrp/AsnC family transcriptional regulator, which produces MANIEIDAIDRRILAILQENGRLSNQEIAERVNLSPSPCLRRIRRLEESGVIRGYVALLDAQKLGLDLLAYVNVRLEKRRGPALSPRGDATHADLFRAAVQTWPEVVACHAMTGDMDYLLRVQVEDMAHFSRFVQDQLLHHPSVIDVKTSFSLEKFKETTALPIL
- a CDS encoding indolepyruvate ferredoxin oxidoreductase family protein — translated: MNAPLDAGQRASLEAALSSVTLDDKYTLERGRAYMSGIQALVRLPMLQQERDRTAGLNTAGFISGYRGSPLGGLDQSLWKAQKHLAAHQVVFQPGVNEDLAATAVWGSQQVNLYPSAKYDGVFSMWYGKGPGVDRSGDVFKHGNSAGSSQHGGVLVLAGDDHAAKSSTLAHQSEHIFKACGLPVLFPSNVQEYLDFGLHGWAMSRYSGLWVAMKCVTDVVESSASVDIDPHRTKIILPDDFAMPVGGLNIRWPDPPLVQEARLLDYKWYAALAYVRANKLDRVEIDSPNARFGIMTGGKAYLDVRQALTDLGLDDDTCSRIGIRLYKVGCVWPLEAQGAQAFARGLDEILVVEEKRQILEYAIKEELYNWPDAQRPRVFGKFDEKDGAGGEWSVPMGNWLLPAHYELSPAIIAKAIATRLDKFDLPSDVRARIATRIAVIEAKEKALARPRVEAERKPWFCSGCPHNTSTNVPEGSRAMAGIGCHYMTVWMDRSTSTFSQMGGEGVAWVGQAPFTNDKHVFANLGDGTYFHSGLLAIRAAIASKANITYKILYNDAVAMTGGQPVDGVLTVPQITHQLAAEGATKIVIVTDEPEKYSANVGLAPGIDIHHRDKLDEVQRQLREISGTTILIYDQTCATEKRRRRKRGTYPDPARRVVINEAVCEGCGDCSVKSNCLSVEPLDTEFGTKRQINQSTCNKDFSCVNGFCPSFVSVEGGQLRKPKAASGIVGDAMPPVPEPELPSITRPYGVLVTGVGGTGVVTIGALLGMAAHLENKGVTVLDVTGLAQKGGAVMSHVQIANQPADIHATRIAMGEASLVIGCDAIVTASDECVSRMQVGRTRVVLNSAHTPTAELIKNPNWRFPGSSTEADVRAGAGDEGVDTVDANHFAVALLGDAIYTNPFVLGYAWQRGWVPLTYQSLMRAIELNNVQVEKNRAAFEWGRRAAHDLAAVRKLAQSQGRGSAAETASSKIISLHTPKALDTLIDKRADYLAAWQNAAYADRYRALVSQVRVAESALDSIDDQLPLTEAVAKNLHKLMAYKDEYEVARLYSDPAFIEKLKANFEGDWKLHIHLAPPTFSKKDAQGHLVKKKYGPWVFNAMHVLAKLKFLRGTALDPFGKTEERRTERALIAEYEALVRELIGGLTATKRELAIELANLPDGIRGYGHVKENNLKGVRVKWNELLTRWRSPEAGKTQHAA
- the hppD gene encoding 4-hydroxyphenylpyruvate dioxygenase; this translates as MQVSTWDNPVGTDGFEFIEYTAPDPKALGKLFEQMGFTAVARHRHKDVTLYRQGGINFIVNAEPDSFAQRFTRLHGPSICAIAFRVQDAAKAYKLALEKGAWGFDNKTGPMELNIPAIKGIGDSLIYFVDRWRGKNGAEPNSIGNIDIYDVDFEPIPGANPNPVGHGLTYIDHLTHNVHRGRMQEWAEFYERLFNFREVRYFDIEGKVTGVKSKAMTSPCGKIRIPINEEGSDTAGQIQEYLDAYHGEGIQHIALGSNDIYRTVDGLRAANISLLDTIDTYYELVDRRVPNHGEPLDELRKRKILIDGAPDDLLLQIFTENQIGPIFFEIIQRKGNQGFGEGNFKALFESIELDQIRRGVVQDKA
- a CDS encoding DUF1835 domain-containing protein yields the protein MSTIHLTNGDVAAESLRTALHEAGRDERVHALRDDLAVGPLRGIDDAPDVRADFWDRVSADTKRDFRREFREHTAALETIAGGDANLVVWHGESASDQLMLRRVCYHLRHSPQRLNDVRLSIRDLTDPGAWAHSRRDRATSVGMFPPIVLQARLSDAAPISVLRISRLALEWQEVKQANGETRRWRDNTFTSGSFADLDALILEHASDTWQPAARIAAELRAAELWFLVSDSIVLWRLRELAASRHIKLRGDATAWRTLELCAALTPCPH
- a CDS encoding NADP-dependent malic enzyme, which translates into the protein MDEQLKQSALAYHQNPKPGKISVTPTKPLSNQLDLSLAYSPGVAAACMAIYEEPLDAQKYTSRGNLVGVITNGTAVLGLGNIGPLAAKPVMEGKGCLFKKFAGIDVFDIELSESDPDKLVEAIAMLEPTLGGINLEDIKAPECFYIEKKLRERMKIPVFHDDQHGTAIIASAAILNGLKVVGKKLDEVKLVCSGAGAAAIACLDLLVNLGLSKKNVLVADSKGVIYEGRGNLDPSKERYAANTEARSLADAIRGADVFLGCSSAGVLKPEMVAEMGTRPLILALANPEPEIRPEDAKKVRPDCIIATGRSDYPNQVNNVLCFPFIFRGALDVGATTITEEMKLACVRAIAELAEETDQGDEVAKAYEGHSLEFGPEYLIPKPFDPRLIIKIAPAVAQAAMDSGVATRPIKDMDAYREELGTTVYRTGMVMRPVFAAAKSEPARIVFAEGEDERVLRAAQFVLLEKIAKPILVGRPSVIAMRLKKMGSKLKCGEDFEVVDPEDDPRYQQCWQAYHELGAREGVTPDVAKAAMRKFNTLIGAILVRLGEADGMICGMIGQYHTHLKFIEQVLGKAENVENFAAMNLLMLPGRNLFICDTYVNETPTAEQLADMTMLASREIEKFGITPKVALLSNSNFGSAPSASSQRMAAARKLITERAPSLEIDGEMHGDAALSEVVRKAAFPGTTLTGEANLLIMPNVEAANIAYNLLKMVGGEGVTVGPFLLGAENPVHVLTPAATVRRIINMTAVASANARKRVNVQ
- a CDS encoding GNAT family protein — translated: MNMLTPRAAEPIIADDRPLQPTGRAPALVRELTAVDRERLLTHFLALDEDDRLLRFGQIVPDHVIENYVRAIDFTRDTVFGVFNGQLQLTGVGHLAYLPAEGDKRTAEFGVSVLESVRGQGIGTKLFERAAIRSRNTHVTTLYMHCLSRNSTMMHIAKKAGMKIEYAYGEADAYLTLPPADQSSIIAEMLQEQAAVFDYALKRQARRTSKLFESFLPAEAAA